The following are from one region of the Staphylococcus schleiferi genome:
- a CDS encoding GNAT family N-acetyltransferase, whose product MIRQAQVNDLTQIQEIYNHAIKHTTAVYTYETVTLEEREKWFQTKQQLQQPVFVYERNGEVLGFATYGQFRNWPAYQFTIEHSLYVSPNARRQGIASQLLEILIQDAREKQFQTMVAGIDDQNIQSKLLHEKFGFRHMGTLEKVGYKFEQWLNLAFYQIQLK is encoded by the coding sequence GTGATAAGACAGGCACAAGTGAATGATCTGACTCAAATTCAAGAAATCTACAATCATGCGATTAAGCATACGACTGCTGTCTATACATATGAAACAGTAACATTAGAAGAACGTGAAAAATGGTTTCAAACGAAACAACAATTACAACAACCTGTATTTGTATACGAACGGAATGGGGAGGTCTTAGGCTTTGCTACGTATGGTCAATTTAGAAATTGGCCCGCTTACCAATTTACGATCGAACATTCTTTATACGTCAGTCCTAATGCGAGAAGACAAGGCATTGCTTCTCAATTATTAGAAATATTAATTCAAGATGCCCGTGAAAAACAGTTTCAAACGATGGTGGCAGGTATTGATGATCAAAACATACAAAGTAAACTGTTACATGAAAAATTTGGATTTCGACATATGGGAACGTTAGAGAAAGTTGGATATAAATTTGAACAATGGCTTAATCTTGCGTTTTATCAGATACAATTAAAATAA
- the clpP gene encoding ATP-dependent Clp endopeptidase proteolytic subunit ClpP translates to MNLIPTVIETTNRGERAYDIYSRLLKDRIIMLGSAIDDNVANSIVSQLLFLQAQDAEKDIYLYINSPGGSVTAGFAIYDTIQHIKPDVQTICIGMAASMGSFLLAAGAKGKRYALPNAEVMIHQPLGGAQGQATEIEIAANHILKTRAKLNKILAERTGQDIEKIEKDTDRDNFLTAEEAKAYGLIDEVMQPE, encoded by the coding sequence ATGAATTTAATTCCTACAGTAATTGAAACGACAAATCGCGGGGAACGTGCATATGACATTTATTCACGTTTATTAAAAGACCGTATTATTATGTTAGGGTCTGCTATTGACGATAATGTAGCAAACTCAATCGTATCACAACTTTTATTTTTACAAGCACAAGATGCAGAAAAAGATATTTACCTCTATATCAACTCTCCTGGTGGTAGTGTAACAGCTGGATTTGCGATTTATGATACAATCCAACATATCAAACCAGATGTACAAACAATTTGTATTGGTATGGCTGCTTCAATGGGCTCATTCTTACTTGCAGCAGGAGCTAAAGGAAAACGTTACGCGTTACCTAATGCTGAAGTGATGATTCACCAACCACTTGGTGGGGCGCAAGGTCAAGCAACTGAAATCGAAATTGCTGCGAACCACATTTTAAAAACACGCGCAAAATTAAATAAAATCTTAGCTGAACGTACAGGCCAAGATATTGAAAAAATCGAGAAAGACACTGATCGTGATAACTTCTTAACTGCTGAAGAAGCTAAAGCTTATGGCTTAATTGATGAAGTAATGCAACCAGAATAA
- the whiA gene encoding DNA-binding protein WhiA yields the protein MSFASEMKNELTRIEVDKDNAKAELSALIRMNGALSLSHQQFVINIQTENATTARRIYTLIKLVFQVEVEILVRKKMKLKKNNIYICRIKMKAKEILDELGILKNGMFSHDIDPTMVKDDEMRRSYLRGAFLAGGSVNNPETSSYHLEIFSLYEGHSEGLTQLMNTYELNAKSLERKKGWITYLKEAERIAEFLSLIGGYQALLKFEDVRIVRDMRNSVNRLVNCETANLNKTVSAAMKQVESIQLIDEEIGIDNLPDRLREVAKLRIEHQDVSLKELGEMVSTGTISKSGINHRLRKLNEMADKIRSGERFEV from the coding sequence ATGAGCTTTGCATCAGAAATGAAAAATGAGCTGACAAGGATTGAAGTTGATAAAGATAACGCTAAGGCAGAGCTCAGTGCTTTAATTCGTATGAACGGGGCCTTAAGCCTATCGCATCAACAGTTTGTCATTAATATTCAAACTGAAAATGCCACAACTGCAAGACGTATCTATACACTAATAAAACTTGTTTTTCAGGTTGAAGTCGAAATATTAGTACGTAAAAAGATGAAATTAAAGAAAAATAACATTTATATATGTCGAATAAAAATGAAAGCAAAAGAGATTTTAGACGAGTTAGGAATACTTAAAAATGGAATGTTTAGCCATGATATCGATCCAACTATGGTTAAAGATGACGAAATGAGAAGAAGTTATTTACGCGGCGCATTTCTCGCAGGAGGTTCAGTTAATAACCCAGAAACTTCATCATATCATCTAGAAATATTTTCTCTGTATGAGGGTCACTCTGAAGGACTTACGCAATTGATGAATACATACGAGCTCAATGCGAAAAGTTTGGAGCGTAAAAAAGGTTGGATTACGTATCTTAAAGAAGCGGAACGTATAGCAGAATTTTTAAGTTTAATCGGTGGTTACCAAGCATTGCTCAAATTTGAAGACGTTAGAATAGTCAGAGACATGCGAAACTCTGTAAATCGACTGGTAAATTGTGAGACAGCGAATTTAAATAAAACGGTCAGTGCAGCTATGAAGCAAGTTGAAAGTATTCAACTGATAGATGAAGAAATTGGGATAGATAATTTGCCGGATCGACTGAGAGAAGTGGCAAAATTAAGAATTGAACATCAAGATGTCTCATTGAAAGAATTAGGTGAAATGGTCAGTACGGGAACCATTTCGAAATCGGGCATCAATCATCGTTTAAGAAAGTTAAACGAAATGGCGGATAAAATCAGAAGCGGAGAACGATTTGAAGTGTAA
- a CDS encoding gluconeogenesis factor YvcK family protein, with translation MKQLKLVLIGGGTGLSVLARGLKSFPIDITAIVTVADDGGSTGKIRSEMDIPAPGDVRNVLVALSDVEPLLEQLFQYRFEKDIISGHSVGNLLIAALTNITNDFGHAVKELSKILNIKGRVIPSTNSSVALNAEMEDGEIVTGESNIPRKHKKIKRVFLEPADVKPMDEAVAALREADLIVLGPGSLYTSVISNLCVNGIAEAIVESDAKKLYVSNIMTQPGETDEYTVTDHIRAIHQQLGANVIDFVIANQLPFSQEILQKYEDKGAKPVYCDEEVLKEQGVQLVTGEHLAEITEHEYVRHRTEILAEMIYEIALQEISTIQFDPDQFKS, from the coding sequence ATGAAACAACTCAAATTAGTGCTGATTGGCGGAGGGACAGGCTTATCTGTTTTGGCAAGGGGTCTCAAATCCTTCCCAATAGATATTACAGCGATTGTAACAGTCGCAGATGACGGCGGAAGTACAGGCAAAATCAGAAGCGAAATGGATATACCAGCACCGGGTGATGTAAGGAACGTACTGGTTGCATTGAGTGATGTCGAGCCGCTGTTAGAACAGCTGTTCCAATATCGATTCGAAAAGGATATCATTAGCGGCCATTCTGTTGGCAACTTATTGATTGCCGCATTAACCAATATTACGAATGATTTTGGCCATGCGGTAAAAGAGCTCAGTAAAATCTTGAATATCAAAGGACGCGTCATACCGTCTACAAATTCAAGTGTCGCGCTTAACGCAGAGATGGAAGATGGAGAAATCGTAACGGGTGAATCTAATATTCCTCGAAAACATAAAAAAATTAAACGTGTCTTTTTAGAGCCGGCTGATGTGAAACCGATGGATGAAGCTGTTGCAGCACTAAGAGAAGCAGACTTAATCGTTTTAGGGCCTGGTTCTCTTTATACGAGTGTGATTTCTAACCTTTGTGTCAATGGCATTGCCGAAGCTATTGTCGAAAGTGATGCTAAAAAATTATATGTTTCAAACATAATGACCCAGCCTGGAGAGACAGATGAATATACAGTTACAGATCATATTCGTGCCATTCATCAACAACTGGGTGCAAATGTCATTGATTTTGTGATTGCGAATCAATTACCATTCTCACAAGAAATACTTCAAAAGTATGAAGACAAAGGTGCTAAACCTGTTTATTGTGATGAAGAGGTATTAAAGGAACAAGGTGTTCAACTTGTAACAGGAGAGCATCTCGCTGAAATTACAGAGCACGAATACGTGAGACATCGAACAGAAATATTGGCAGAGATGATTTATGAAATTGCATTACAAGAAATTAGTACAATTCAATTTGACCCTGATCAATTCAAATCATAA
- the rapZ gene encoding RNase adapter RapZ → MQHEENNEIVKSELLVITGLSGAGKSVVIQSLEDLGYFCVDNLPPILLPKFVELMEQGNPSLQKVAIGIDLRGREFFKYLVREIDAVQSRKNVIVDVLFVDAETEKLISRYKETRRKHPLQEQGDLTLVAAINEERNLLAEVRSLANYTLDTTKLTPKALRKRVYENFNKENKSTFTINVTSFGFKHGIQIDADLVFDVRFLPNPFYVEELRPLTGMDEEVYKYVMKWKETNTFYEKLLDLLLFMIPGYKKEGKSQLVIAIGCTGGQHRSVALAQRLAEELKQTYDYNIYVHHRDAHIESGE, encoded by the coding sequence ATGCAACATGAAGAAAACAATGAAATCGTTAAAAGTGAATTACTCGTCATTACAGGACTTTCAGGCGCTGGAAAATCTGTCGTTATTCAGAGTTTAGAAGATTTAGGCTATTTTTGTGTCGATAATCTTCCACCTATTTTATTGCCTAAGTTTGTAGAATTAATGGAGCAAGGCAACCCTTCGTTACAAAAAGTAGCGATTGGTATCGACCTAAGAGGACGAGAATTTTTTAAATACTTAGTGCGTGAAATAGATGCTGTGCAAAGTAGAAAAAATGTAATCGTAGATGTACTGTTTGTAGATGCTGAAACGGAAAAATTAATTTCTCGTTATAAAGAAACACGCCGTAAGCATCCGCTTCAAGAGCAGGGCGATTTAACTCTAGTTGCAGCGATAAATGAAGAACGTAATTTACTTGCCGAAGTGAGAAGTTTGGCCAATTATACTTTAGATACTACAAAGTTAACACCGAAAGCATTAAGAAAAAGAGTATACGAGAATTTTAATAAAGAGAATAAATCAACATTTACAATCAATGTGACAAGTTTCGGTTTCAAGCATGGTATTCAAATAGATGCAGATTTGGTTTTTGATGTACGCTTCTTACCGAATCCTTTTTATGTAGAGGAGCTCCGTCCGTTGACAGGTATGGACGAAGAAGTATATAAATACGTGATGAAATGGAAAGAGACGAATACATTTTATGAAAAATTATTGGATCTCTTATTATTCATGATTCCTGGATATAAAAAAGAAGGGAAATCACAACTTGTTATTGCAATTGGTTGTACAGGAGGACAACACCGTTCTGTCGCATTAGCACAACGATTAGCTGAGGAACTTAAGCAGACGTATGATTATAACATATATGTTCATCATCGTGATGCACATATAGAAAGTGGCGAATAA
- the trxB gene encoding thioredoxin-disulfide reductase → MSEQVRYDVAIIGAGPAGMTAAVYASRANLKTVMIERGVPGGQMANTEEVENFPGFEMISGPDLSNKMFDHSKKFGAEYKYGDIKGIEDKGDYKVIDLGTSEIEATAVIIATGAEYKKIGVPGEEQLGGRGVSYCAVCDGAFFKNKNVYVVGGGDSAVEEGTYLTKFADKVTIVHRRDQLRAQKILQDRAFKNEKIDFIWNHTLKSVNEKDGKVGSLTLVSTVDGTEQTVDADGLFVYIGMKPLTQPFENLGITNEAGYIVANPDMSTAVKGIYVAGDVREKGLRQIVTATSDGSIAAESVQAYIESLHDEA, encoded by the coding sequence ATGTCAGAACAAGTAAGATATGATGTTGCAATCATCGGTGCAGGCCCAGCAGGTATGACAGCTGCGGTTTATGCTTCACGTGCGAATTTAAAAACAGTTATGATTGAACGCGGTGTGCCAGGTGGACAAATGGCGAACACTGAAGAAGTTGAAAATTTCCCAGGTTTTGAAATGATTTCAGGACCGGATTTATCAAATAAAATGTTCGATCACTCTAAAAAATTTGGTGCCGAATACAAATATGGTGATATTAAAGGCATCGAAGATAAAGGCGATTACAAAGTTATCGATCTCGGCACAAGCGAAATCGAGGCAACTGCTGTGATTATTGCAACAGGTGCAGAATACAAAAAAATTGGTGTACCTGGAGAAGAACAACTTGGTGGCCGTGGTGTGAGTTACTGTGCTGTATGTGACGGCGCCTTCTTTAAAAATAAAAATGTCTACGTTGTAGGTGGAGGAGACTCTGCTGTTGAAGAAGGAACTTATCTAACAAAATTTGCAGATAAAGTGACTATTGTTCACCGTAGAGATCAATTAAGAGCACAAAAAATATTACAAGATCGTGCGTTCAAAAACGAAAAAATTGATTTTATTTGGAACCATACACTTAAATCAGTTAACGAAAAAGATGGTAAAGTAGGTTCATTGACGTTAGTTTCAACAGTTGATGGCACTGAACAAACAGTGGATGCGGATGGCTTATTTGTCTATATCGGCATGAAACCTCTTACACAACCGTTTGAAAACTTAGGCATTACAAATGAAGCAGGCTATATTGTCGCAAATCCAGACATGAGCACAGCTGTTAAAGGGATTTATGTAGCTGGAGATGTTCGTGAAAAAGGATTACGTCAAATCGTAACAGCAACAAGTGATGGTAGTATCGCAGCAGAAAGTGTTCAAGCGTATATCGAAAGCTTGCACGATGAAGCTTAA